The stretch of DNA TGCTTGTTTATAGGAGTGATTGTTATGCTTGCAGTAGCGCAGAAAAAGGGTCGAAAGGTCCTAAGTCTGTTGTAAACTTGTAATTACAACGACGTGAAAGTTACTGAACTCGTTTGCAAGTTAATTTTGTAAAAAGAATCGAGCTCGTTTAGAAAGTAACTTGGCTAACTCAAAATCCGACTCAGTAATTTTGCTAAACAAATTCTTGTTAAACGGACATATCAGTCTAAACGTAAAACAGGCCAAATAGGTAGATCAGACGAAAAGCATAATGCGTAGGGACTAGGGAATGACAAACTCTCTCTCTCAGCTACCTATATGAGTTAGTATTTGACAGTTCTACTCATAAGATAGCTATCCATCTCAAGGAAGACTAActgaaacaaaaataaacaaaaataatcTGGTTGTTATTAATACCGGTTGTAACTTGTAAGACCCTTCAACTACAAAATAAGGGGTGTACAAACTACAAAAGGAACACAGACAAACATTGTTAGTTGTTGTGATATTAGTTTCTATTTCTAATATAAAAGTtagggaaaatgcacgcggtgcccttcaactttgatgttttgcccgaaatacccaattttttgatcTAGAGAACATTAAGAgactataactcgtgtttacgaactcagaaagtgacgatttttttttcaaattgattatcatttcgagaactacgacttgaaaaaaaaaattgtcgagtttggaattcgtgaGCGAGAGATATGGTCACTTTAAGTTTGTTCattaaaaaaaactttgacgtacaaaaactcctagccacgggatccaaatacgataattttttttttcaaatcgtaattctcgaaaagataatcgatttgaaaaaaaaattatcattttCTGAATTCGTAGACACGAATTATAGCCTCTCAAAGATTTCCGGAAcataaaattgggtatttcgggcaaaaatcGAAACTTCAAGGGCACCACGTGCATTTTCCCTAAAAGTTATTAAAAGTTTGTTAGAATGAAATGACAAATTAAGGCAAGAAACAGTGAAACACAAACTAAATGACGGTTTGAAGTGAAATAAAAATAGAGGGAGATGAGGTTCAAATGCTATAGTATAGCCTACTAGCCACTACAAAGCTTTCAGGTTATAACTTACAAAATTAGAAGCTACGGCCTCATCGTGGCCAGGCTCCAGACCTCTTTTGAGCCATTCGTGCTTAACTTAACTGCTTAAGTAAACTCGATCCCTCTCAGTTCTCGCCTTTCGGCGTCTTAAGAATTCAAAACAAGAGGTTACTCTGTCATTTTTCAACAAGGAGTTTGTGGACATATCACCCGaaagaaagataaaaaaaataaacagaaaATTAGAATAAAAAGAATTTATTTTAGGAAATGATGCCAAACTTGCGTACCCTTACAAATCCTAAGAAGAAAGAAATTCATAGCATGCTGTAACTAGCACGAGATAGAGGAACGTTAAGCCTATCAATTAACAGTCCGTTGGATTGGCAAATACGATTATCAGTTTTTCAAGAAAATTGAAGTTTGGGAAAGAAGGGTGAAATCTCGGGTAGCCTAATTTCTTAGGATTATTTGGTGGTGGACGTGGAAGCTATGATACTCAGACTCGACTAACTGGTTTCAAATGAATGCATGTCGGAGTTTCTTAGACGGCTATCTTGTGATATAAAATTAGAACTTGAGCTTAAATGGTGTCAAATGCCGTCAACACATCAGGCATGGCACGCTTGGCCTGTTAGGGCATGCTTAGGCTTGTCTAAGCACGCCTGCGCTGGCCATAGCACCCTTGGCCTGGCCAGCACTCAAGCCTCTAAGCCCCTATTATTGCTCATCATCACTACAATGCTAGAGTGAAATATTATTTTCAAGGATTCCGTAGAACGTGTAAACATAGCGACTTATTAATCCCAAAGCCGCAATTGTCAACACATGAAATGTATGATAAGACAAAGGCGGAAAGAATCAGGAGTCAAAACATGCAGAAAGAAATTAAAACAGAGAAGAAAGTAGTGACCAGGACCTTGCAAAATTGCAATGACATCAAGATTTCACCAACTAAGAAAAACATTTTAGTCCGAACAAAAATTCAACGCAGATTGCAAGAAGTCAAGAACATCGTAATAAAGAGCTGAATTATCAAAACACACCTCAAACAAATGGAGATCCGTCAGCTCAAACGCATAGATAACTTTAGGAAGCAAGCTATCGTCCACATCTAGCAAGAGCTCGATTCATCCCACAATAAATCTCTGGAAGGAACAACGGAAATGATTAATGATAGCTTACAAATTGAGATCAGTAGACTGAAGATGAAAAATCATTCAAAGATATACAAAAATAGAGTGACAAACAATTAAGATGTTAAACACAGAACAAGAACGTACAACAATGCAACGGCTGACATATGGCATAGAGTCAAAACATGGAAGTTATACAATTTGGAAGTCAACATCGAAAAAATATACGAGTATAATTTAAAAGAAGCTAAAGAAAGGCAGAATAATGCATTTCTTCCAATGTTACATGTATCCCTCAATACATTGATCCACAAAAACTCCATAAGCATTGAGTTACCACCTAACTGCCATCAGTCCGTGACAACTAAACTAATCTCAAAGGGGACTCTAACCCAAGTCACTAtctaaaagaataaataaatttgTATATACTTCAAATAATCTTTACAGCTCTTCTGATTCCTTGCCCTTCTCCCGTATTTTCTGTGATAGTTAAAAAGGCTGAAGGATAGTAGCAAGGAGCAAGTGCAAGGCATATGTCGGTAAGGGCCAGAGAGAATGTTGAACCCTCGTCAGTAATAAACTGCAGATTCATGCTTGCTGCTACTGGAAAACCCGTACAGTTCTATGAGGCTTCAGAAAAAGCTTGAATGCTTGACAGATTAAAAGGTTGGCTTCACTTTACTAATGGTTTGGCCTTGCGTATGTGTCCCATACTGTTAACAAGATCTTTCCGTGTACAAACTGGGAACATATTAATGTCATCCACGATCTTCAGTCGCCAAAGAACATAAGGAAAGCTTAGCTGATCTCGGGATGTAAACCGAACCACTTCATTAAACCATAGGCACATGAACATGTTGCTCAAGGGTGTATGCTCCCTAACAATGATAGAAGCTTCAGCTAGAGCTgaatcaagaaaaaaaaaaaaaaatggattaGTAAGCAATCAAAAATTCATCTTCAAAGACAAATATAAAAAAACAAAGATTATTTGCAGCTTAGTGTTCATGCTAATTCTGTACTTGTCTGATTTTGATATGTAATGAAAGCTGATCTCTTAAAAACAGAATTTTGGAATAACATGCACAGGAAGTTCCAATAGAAGCCTAAGACGACCGTAAGATGACTATTTGGCTTTCTATCCGTTGCAACACATTTAACGAGCATGACTACTACAGACATTACTTTTGAATTTCAAATTGTCAGATGTTACCAGCTCTGAAGTCTGAAGGATCAAAGCAAGGGTATACCTTTTTTTCCATTAAACCTCTTGTCTTCAGGAAGCCCATCATGATGGTATTGGGTTATTTGAACCTCTACTTCTTCTGGGGTCGCTTTGTTTTTCTTGACAACAGCCTTGGCCTCATCATATACACTACTGCGAGCGCCATGTTGTGAAATTGCAATAACAGACTTCGACCGCCACAATAGAGCTTCCAAAACGCCTAAAGGATCCCTCCTAAACTGCGACTTTGAATCAACCCATATAGAATATTGTGCGTTCGGGAACAAGCGATGGGCCAACATCTACAGGTATCACAAGCAGAAAAGGGTTGTTAACTTCATTTCtacataaaataaattaaagaagGTACAACTGATTTTGTTTATTACAGCGCCACGaattgagaaaaagaaagagagagaTAATATCGCATGTGATAGTCACAACTCACAATAATTCAAAACCGGAAGCAATATGAAGCATTAGGTTAAATGAAGCACAGAAACAGAAGGTTCAACTATCATAGAGTCACAGACTAACCAAGATACAGAAGAGATCGTTCAGCAAAGCACAACATTTGAGAGGAACTCAAGTATCAGAATGGTAGACTAAAGACTTCAGAACCAGAAGCTATAGGAGGCAGGGAGATAGCACCAAAACCCACGGTTTAATGATACTATAATAGAGAAAGGCTAACCAAGATACAAAAGATCTCCAACTCTCATTCCCTTCCGACTATCCTGTAGCTACTTCTTTGTTACTTACTTTCAGATCAATGGACAGTATGACAAAAACTTATCTAATATCTTAGAACTATAAGCTGACAGCAAAATTCATGCTCCACACAATCCGTTGCTAGAACTCACACAAATAAAAGAAAAGTACAGTTGAATTAGAATTTTAAGAGCATTCAAAGTCACATCCACACCAAAAATGTGATTGATTGATCTTTTTGTATTTTCATCAATAATTGTTTTTGAGATTTTAAACATTAAGCAGCAAGTCCCAAATATATACTCTCTGTAAGCACCTCAATACTAAGTAATTAAGATATTCTTATTGATAATAAGCCTTGCCTATCAAATTGGAATCAATATAATCGTGACGAAACACTATTCAAGTTTACCCAATCCACTAGATATTTCTGAATTCTGAGCATATCAACAACAGTGGAAAAAAATCTTGGCAATATGTTATTAGACCTCAAAATACCTCCCCCTTCCTGCAAATTTGTATAGGTTTAACATATCGATGGGCTTTTTATGTAAGCACATACAAGTGGAGGTAAAAGTTCAAGACTAGCATCCATTTCCATTCGTGGGGGCAGAGGGGATAGATGTGTAGAACTGTAGAACTATTAGAGTGTAGGACACTAGCATCCATTTCCATTCGTCAAGTGCCTAAAGTTGCACTTgaagaaacaacaacaacaaacaacaacatcagagccttaatcccaaaatgatttggggtcggctgacatgaatcatcctttcgaaccgtccatgggtgaacgcacgcctcaaaatgcgaataaaaaagggaagatgaaaaacaaaaagggagagcgaaaatgtaatggaaagtcaaggtgaacttaggggttttaaaatcgaattccgtctttcttttataaaaacttaaaatttaaatcgagagaaaagatgaaaacgatttttaaaaaccgaaaatagagttaaggatccggaatgaaccaggtaaaatctataagaaagtagttgttgaaaaagtgtgtaataaaggagagaaaaataaataaattaatttctttaaattaaataaataaaaaaacactaaatctgtcaaaaaacatcaaatactaaaaatccacatgtatcctttccctccattgtgccctctccgtcaccatactctcctcaagccccagaactctcatatcgtgctctatcactctcaaccatgtctgtctcggtcttcctctgcttctagggaccttttctgttctccaagtctccagcctcctaacttcctaactggtgcgtccataggtctccttctcacatggtcaaaccatcttagtcggttttccatcatcttgtcctctattggcgccacttttaccttttccctaatcacctcattctttaaccgatctttccttgtatgtccgcacatccacctcaacatgcgcatctccgccacactcatcttttgaatgtgacaatgtttcacggcccaacactaggagccgtaaagtagggccggcctaattgccgtgcgataaaattttccctttaatctttggggcatatctttatcgcatagaaaccctgaagcacttgaagaaaacgtaaaaaaaaatacATGTAAGCAATGATAAGAAACTCGAGATTTAAAAGATTTAAACTTAAGGATGTAATGAGTGCTAGGTATATTTCATTATTATTTTATGGAGCTGCAAAAGACTTCATCAGATTTTGTTGAACATAACCAGAACGGAAAGTTGCAGTACCTTGGGGATTTTGCCATTCAGACGTTGATCTGCAAAAGGGAGGTTGTTCACAATAACAACCCTCCACTTGCCAATATAATGATTCTCCCCAACTTTATTCCCTTGGGTTTCTTGCGTTGAAAGGGTAACTGCATCCCAGAAAGCGACATAGCATACCTGAAAGAAGATAGTTAACAAATGAGAGGGGGATTCATAGTGATTTAACACATCAGTGCCTTGCAAAAAAATGGATTTAACCTTTTGAAGGGAAGCATTAGACATCCCGATAGGCTGATAAAGATCATCTCCGCCACCGAACGCACAAGTAGACACGACGGCCTTGCAGGTTTGCATGTACTTCTTGTCCTCATCCGAAATCTTAAACCCTCCACCTCCACTATAGAAACCACAATGCACCATAGGAGTATCAATGACCTGCATATGAAACACACAGTGTGAATATTGCGGAAAATCAAGCTCCTGAATTCATCCACAAGAATTCTCGTGATAGGGCACAAAAGCATGCAGAAAATCCATCTAAAAATGTGAGTTTGAAATTGCTTCAGGACCGCAAGTTAATCAAAAAGCCAAAACAGAACGACTACACAAATAATCAAAGGCTTATAGTTAACTTCTAATAGCACAGCACAAGCGTAAAATTGAGATGCAGCTCAGACCTCGAAACTTCTCTTCCTCTGTTGTAATGTTTGATACCCTGTAAATAAATTAAACCTCCCAGATCCTTTTTCTTGCTCGGACAAGGAGGAATTCTCTCTTGAATAAGGATTGTTATCTTCTGTTATGTATACAACATTCTTTACACGACCTATTGGGCTCCTCTCCACAGGGATATCTAGATGATCAAGCTCTTCAGGAGGCAGGAGCGGCAAGCAGCCTGACAAAGACAATGAGAAAGGATTAAAAAAAAGCAACTGTAGGAAGCAAAACATCAAGGTAAAATCTCCTCACTAAAAAATCCTGACATGTATATATAAAAACATCATCGGCAAACACATTTGTTTGAAAATGATCAGAAAATGGCTTTCCAGCAAGAATATTTCCCTAGCAATGTCTCAAAAGTTACAACCCAACGATGCATTTTTAAACCAAAACTTGAAACAACGACATAAATATTCTCGTCTCATTTAGCACCAAATACACCACTGCGCGTTGGAGCTAGTGACTCATACACATGGCCAAAGCAATCTTTCAGAACCAACGCAGGAGACGCATCTAGGAGTGACGCATCTAGGAGTGTCCAAGGCACAATCTTTTAAACTAAGGTTTGGAAAGACGACACAATTATCCTCGTCTCATTTAGCAGCTAATGGTACCACTAGGCGTTTGAGCTAGTGACTCAATGATACTGGCGTCTAGAGGCATGTCCAAGGCGCTTTTTTAAAAACTACTGCCTCCTATTCTACgtaaacttccctatttccttatttagtaaaattttatacttattttaatcaccttatccacaacaataccccacctcaccccacaacaatacttattttaatcaacgaCAACACACATTATCTCGTCTCCTTAAGCGCCTAATACGCCGGTACACATTCATTAACCTCCTTTCATTATCTTCAGCAACAAAACACAGCCAACCAAGAGCTCAAAGCAGCAAACAAAtcctacaatttttttt from Silene latifolia isolate original U9 population chromosome 10, ASM4854445v1, whole genome shotgun sequence encodes:
- the LOC141604714 gene encoding putative hexosyltransferase MUCI70 codes for the protein MYNTSTTNPSVSMPISDDDSDEYSGRIRRPRARRKRNKFRSKTELTRRLVRQLAKWWPLIVFLLAMALLVFEASRLGRRPSRESSDLSSEFTRSKPGFAIVKNSNLNRLDHTYHTVAGVKERCLPLLPPEELDHLDIPVERSPIGRVKNVVYITEDNNPYSRENSSLSEQEKGSGRFNLFTGYQTLQQRKRSFEVIDTPMVHCGFYSGGGGFKISDEDKKYMQTCKAVVSTCAFGGGDDLYQPIGMSNASLQKVCYVAFWDAVTLSTQETQGNKVGENHYIGKWRVVIVNNLPFADQRLNGKIPKMLAHRLFPNAQYSIWVDSKSQFRRDPLGVLEALLWRSKSVIAISQHGARSSVYDEAKAVVKKNKATPEEVEVQITQYHHDGLPEDKRFNGKKALAEASIIVREHTPLSNMFMCLWFNEVVRFTSRDQLSFPYVLWRLKIVDDINMFPVCTRKDLVNSMGHIRKAKPLVK